A genomic window from Lasioglossum baleicum chromosome 7, iyLasBale1, whole genome shotgun sequence includes:
- the LOC143210325 gene encoding uncharacterized protein LOC143210325 — protein MFGRQIFLESVDDRSEQWRRNECLRQLLATRAQQGTPSAQLTRVPFSRNDGFTLDLNFIVLDDPYLRTPRISTTDQFLLEYIRQMEERYAAMERELTRTKMLLPLMPRNTAPPRQTTNWKECSLAKKYGCNGANSSGRQRETTVGSQDALNREKINVSTRRRHHARRGRDSTVDHANWRNCRNTFQNSQNDVYPIRDPGSHLCRPKILNNDSTAVCSTHNVAVILPEDSPPLAHDSRRDQTLHRPGVHQFFPNGNTGTSLRANNNIILDSGNKRDATNMADSSGKSSITAHTQKPQAPMKNALMEACQRSDEKREPETSRCIDSNVKHEDYKQSGFNANGSILPSTMESKLHQDDSGRNPESIVRDSSDNLAEKRAIKRIKCFENTFARREENRLRKLQQERTGLTNDQARHLMRMLQKNVRTQKRVPTPRSNVHTACTPMVQPALSNPVLDPNGVTVRLLRLAVLLYAPTLLPALNSLIAQQNSQSAIPIPCFEGSNDLLTQLFRVLSSQQRVPNLSYTASPRPEETPRNSSVASSSSPSSNPEQRFQTLSKQSQDETTASTSRQELNSVGVDASFYPRDHANSKVSAGQCGESFPRERSEGN, from the exons ATGTTCGGAAGACAGATATTTCTGGAGTCAGTGGACGATCGAAGCGAACAATGGAGACGCAACGAGTGCCTTCGACAACTTTTGGCTACCCGAGCGCAACAGGGAACACCGTCCGCACAGCTGACAAGAGTTCCGTTCTCCAGAAACGACGGGTTCACGCTTGATCTGAACTTTATTGTTCTCGATGATCCCTATCTTAGAACGCCTCGAAT AAGCACAACCGACCAATTTTTGTTGGAATACATAAGACAGATGGAAGAAAGGTACGCGGCAATGGAAAGAGAATTGACCAGAACGAAAATGCTGCTCCCCTTGATGCCACGCAACACCGCTCCCCCACGTCAAACG ACGAACTGGAAGGAATGCTCACTCGCGAAGAAATACGGGTGTAACGGTGCGAATTCGTCGGGACGTCAAAGAGAGACCACCGTTGGCTCGCAAGACGCTCTAAATCGAGAGAAAATTAATGTTTCCACGCGGAGGAGGCATCATGCGAGAAGAGGAAGAGATTCGACTGTGGATCATGCGAACTGGAGGAACTGCAGGAACACTTTCCAG AATTCGCAGAACGACGTGTATCCCATAAGAGACCCCGGAAGCCACTTGTGCCGGCCAAAAATATTGAACAATGACTCCACAGCTGTCTGCTCGACGCACAACGTTGCTGTGATTCTCCCAGAAGACTCTCCACCCTTGGCCCATGACTCGAGACGCGACCAAACGCTTCATAGGCCCGGAGTTCATCAATTTTTCCCGAATGGAAACACGGGCACGAGTCTACGCGCGAACAACAACATTATCTTGGACTCTGGAAACAAACGCGACGCGACCAACATGGCCGATAGTTCCGGGAAATCCTCGATCACCGCTCATACGCAGAAACCACAAGCTCCGATGAAAAAT GCGTTGATGGAAGCTTGCCAGAGGTCCGACGAGAAACGCGAACCGGAAACGTCGCGCTGTATTGACTCCAATGTCAAACACGAGGATTATAAGCAGAGCGGCTTTAATGCTAACGGGTCGATATTGCCATCGACGATGGAGTCAAAACTTCATCAAGACGACTCCGGTCGGAATCCCGAGAGCATAGTACGAGATTCAAGCGACAATCTCGCGGAGAAACGCGCGATCAAGCGGATCAAGTGCTTCGAAAACACTTTCGCGCGACGCGAGGAGAATCGTCTCCGAAAGTTGCAACAGGAGAGGACCGGTCTAACGAACGATCAGGCCAGGCATTTAATGAGAATGCTTCAGAAGAATGTTCGAACGCAGAAAAGAGTGCCGACACCGAGAAGCAACGTGCACACCGCTTGCACTCCGATGGTGCAACCTGCGTTATCGAATCCGGTGCTGGATCCGAACGGAGTGACCGTTCGATTGTTGCG ATTAGCGGTGCTGCTTTACGCCCCGACACTGTTGCCAGCACTGAATTCCTTGATTGCTCAACAAAACAGTCAATCGGCGATTCCGATACCTTGTTTCGAAGGTTCGAACGACCTGTTGACTCAACTTTTCAGAGTATTGAGCAGTCAACAACGCGTCCCTAATCTGTCGTACACGGCGAGTCCCCGACCAGAAGAAACTCCACGAAATTCCAGCGTTGCGTCATCGAGTTCGCCGTCGTCGAATCCAGAACAGCGATTCCAG ACGTTGTCGAAGCAATCTCAGGACGAGACCACCGCTTCGACCAGCCGGCAAGAATTAAATTCGGTCGGCGTTGACGCATCCTTTTACCCTCGCGATCACGCGAATTCGAAAGTTTCCGCTGGGCAGTGCGGCGAGAGCTTTCCGCGCGAGCGATCGGAAGGAAATTAG
- the LOC143210341 gene encoding transmembrane protein 192, translating to MVSLLRNPSSSGTGAVFFDSYENMDDEERFVPMLLEENMDFPKLETVPIVSVPLILGICLEITGIVFVCVWPEQQNKCDTYFVYLYLHCAYWLIVMLTDHLLKKKHHSLRVYGYLDFYQSTYQNIRAPLFITSLWVTCYLLLAVVLHHTHKGNYEQYCRASEWFTPLNYILFLTTLELMIIVPVYVHYIKRVLKFNRLHPPPDVIREEWMSSFNHDSYGEVGYHPTRTNLEELLEKQADLIRYLLDYNVTLSHRMMSLAIKRRAPEE from the exons ATGGTCAGTCTTCTCCGAAATCCGAGTTCGTCCGGTACG GGAGCTGTATTCTTCGATTCGTATGAAAATATGGACGACGAGGAACGCTTCGTGCCGATGTTGCTCGAAGAGAACATGGACTTCCCGAAACTGGAAACTGTTCCCATTGTGTCAGTTCCTCTCATACTAGGC ATCTGTCTAGAGATCACGGGAATTGTGTTTGTGTGCGTTTGGCCCGAGCAGCAGAACAAATGTGACACttattttgtatatttgtatCTTCACTGTGCCTACTGGTTGATAGTCATGCTAACGGATCACCTTCTCAAAAAGAAACACCATAGCTTGCGTGTCTACGGGTACCTCGACTTTTATCAGTCAACATATCAGAATATAAGGGCACCCCTGTTCATAACGTCATTGTGGGTCACGTGTTACTTACTGTTGGCCGTCGTTCTGCATCATACGCACAAAGGGAATTACGAGCAATACTGTAGAGCATCGGAGTGGTTCACTCCTTTAAATTATATCTTATTTCTAACAACGCTAGAGTTGATGATCATAGTGCCAgtatatgtacattatatta AAAGAGTTCTAAAGTTCAACCGTTTGCATCCGCCACCAGATGTCATACGAGAGGAATGGATGTCGTCTTTTAACCATGATAGTTACGGAGAAGTAGGTTACCACCCTACGAGAACAAACTTGGAGGAGTTGCTAGAGAAACAGGCAGACTTGATAAGATACTTGCTAGATTACAATGTTACTCTGAGCCATAGAATGATGTCGCTGGCAATTAAGCGTAGAGCACCGGaggaataa
- the LOC143210346 gene encoding uncharacterized protein LOC143210346, producing the protein MTSGREIYGAFSLIVDDVDSHSISSENSDMDGLSNESSSKNSSTQTPMDSPGGPRERIKQMQVEAETRRGEFARLLEEHAQVVRMLKMMEAEE; encoded by the exons ATGACGTCGGGGAGGGAAATCTACGGCGCATTTAG CCTGATCGTGGACGACGTAGACTCGCACTCGATATCGAGCGAGAACTCGGACATGGACGGTCTGTCGAACGAAAGCAGCTCGAAGAACTCGTCGACGCAGACACCGATGGACAGTCCGGGAGGTCCCAGAGAGAGGATCAAGCAAATGCAGGTCGAGGCAGAGACCAGGAGAGGAGAATTCGCGAGGTTGCTCGAGGAGCACGCCCAAGTGGTCAGGATGCTGAAGATGATGGAGGCCGAGGAGTAG